The proteins below come from a single Rosa rugosa chromosome 2, drRosRugo1.1, whole genome shotgun sequence genomic window:
- the LOC133733023 gene encoding serine/threonine-protein kinase BSK5-like isoform X1 yields the protein MGARCSKLSLCFWPSNIKSNLNDSSDKENGKKNEKDSLPGFIEFSLDQLKAATSGFSSENVVSEHGEKAPNVVYKGTLEDGRWIAVKRFNRSAWPDSRQFLEEARAVGQLRNERLANLIGCCCEGDDRLLVAEFMPNETLSKHLFHWETQPMKWAMRLRVALYLAQALEYCSSSGQALYHDLNAYRVLFDQDGNPRLSCFGLMKNSKDGKSYSTNLAFTPPEYLRTGRVIPESLVYSFGTLLLDLLSGKHIPPSHALDLIRGKNFLMLMDSCLEGHFSNDDGTELVRLASRCLQYEPRERPNAKSLVTALIPLQKETEQVPSYVLLGIPHGDVPANQTSLSPLGDACSRLDLTAIHEILEKVAYKDDEGVANDLSFQMWTNQIQETLNSKKHGDAAFRAKDFATAIDSYTEFIDGGTMISPTVFARRCLCYLMNDMAQEALGDAMQALVINPEWPTAFYLQAAALKSLGMDNDAQETLKDGTSLEEKKDKN from the exons ATGGGAGCTCGCTGCTCCAAACTATCTCTCTGCTTCTGGCCCTCTAACATCAAATCCAATCTCAATGATTCTTCAGACAAAG AGAATGGGAAGAAGAACGAGAAGGACTCGCTTCCTGGGTTCATCGAGTTCAGCTTGGACCAGTTAAAAGCCGCCACGTCGGGGTTCTCGTCGGAGAACGTGGTCTCCGAGCACGGAGAGAAAGCTCCCAATGTGGTCTACAAGGGGACTCTTGAAGACGGCCGTTGGATCGCCGTTAAGCGGTTCAACCGATCGGCTTGGCCCGATTCGCGCCAATTTCTT GAGGAGGCTAGAGCTGTGGGGCAGCTGAGGAACGAGCGTCTGGCGAATTTGATTGGGTGTTGCTGTGAGGGTGATGACAGATTGCTTGTGGCTGAATTCATGCCTAATGAAACTCTCTCTAAGCATTTATTCCACT GGGAGACCCAGCCGATGAAATGGGCGATGAGGTTGCGGGTGGCTTTGTATCTTGCGCAAGCTTTGGAGTATTGCAGTAGTAGTGGGCAGGCGTTGTACCATGATCTTAATGCATATAGGGTTCTGTTTGATCAG GATGGAAATCCCAGGCTCTCCTGCTTTGGTCTGATGAAGAATAGCAAAGATGGAAAGAGTTATAGTACCAACCTGGCTTTCACCCCTCCAGAATACTTGAGGACAG GAAGAGTGATCCCAGAAAGTTTGGTTTACAGCTTTGGGACCCTGTTGCTTGATCTGCTCAGTGGCAAACATATCCCCCCAAGCCAT GCACTTGACCTGATACGCGGCAAAAACTTTTTAATGCTGATGGACTCATGCTTGGAAGGTCATTTCTCAAATGATGATGGAACTGAGCTGGTACGGTTAGCATCACGGTGTTTGCAGTATGAACCTCGTGAGAGGCCAAATGCCAAGTCTCTTGTGACTGCCCTTATTCCTCTTCAAAAGGAAACAGAG CAGGTTCCATCATATGTTTTGCTTGGTATTCCGCATGGAGATGTGCCTGCAAATCAGACATCGTTGTCACCTCTTGGTGACGCTTGCTCAAGATTAGATCTTACTGCCATAcatgaaatcttggagaagGTTGCTTACAAGGATGACGAGGGGGTTGCAAATGAT CTTTCTTTCCAAATGTGGACAAATCAAATACAAGAGACATTGAATTCCAAGAAACATGGGGATGCTGCATTTCGAGCGAAAGATTTTGCTACTGCCATAGATTCTTACACAGAA TTCATTGATGGCGGGACCATGATATCTCCAACTGTGTTTGCTAGACGTTGTTTGTGCTATTTGATGAATGATATGGCACAAGAAGCTCTTGGAGATGCTATGCAAGCCCTAGTAATAAACCCTGAATGGCCGACTGCCTTCTACCTTCAAGCGGCTGCCTTAAAGAGCCTAGGGATGGACAACGATGCGCAGGAAACTCTAAAAGATGGCACATccttggaagaaaaaaaagataaaaactgA
- the LOC133733023 gene encoding serine/threonine-protein kinase BSK5-like isoform X2 produces MGARCSKLSLCFWPSNIKSNLNDSSDKENGKKNEKDSLPGFIEFSLDQLKAATSGFSSENVVSEHGEKAPNVVYKGTLEDGRWIAVKRFNRSAWPDSRQFLEEARAVGQLRNERLANLIGCCCEGDDRLLVAEFMPNETLSKHLFHWETQPMKWAMRLRVALYLAQALEYCSSSGQALYHDLNAYRVLFDQDGNPRLSCFGLMKNSKDGKSYSTNLAFTPPEYLRTGRVIPESLVYSFGTLLLDLLSGKHIPPSHALDLIRGKNFLMLMDSCLEGHFSNDDGTELVRLASRCLQYEPRERPNAKSLVTALIPLQKETEVPSYVLLGIPHGDVPANQTSLSPLGDACSRLDLTAIHEILEKVAYKDDEGVANDLSFQMWTNQIQETLNSKKHGDAAFRAKDFATAIDSYTEFIDGGTMISPTVFARRCLCYLMNDMAQEALGDAMQALVINPEWPTAFYLQAAALKSLGMDNDAQETLKDGTSLEEKKDKN; encoded by the exons ATGGGAGCTCGCTGCTCCAAACTATCTCTCTGCTTCTGGCCCTCTAACATCAAATCCAATCTCAATGATTCTTCAGACAAAG AGAATGGGAAGAAGAACGAGAAGGACTCGCTTCCTGGGTTCATCGAGTTCAGCTTGGACCAGTTAAAAGCCGCCACGTCGGGGTTCTCGTCGGAGAACGTGGTCTCCGAGCACGGAGAGAAAGCTCCCAATGTGGTCTACAAGGGGACTCTTGAAGACGGCCGTTGGATCGCCGTTAAGCGGTTCAACCGATCGGCTTGGCCCGATTCGCGCCAATTTCTT GAGGAGGCTAGAGCTGTGGGGCAGCTGAGGAACGAGCGTCTGGCGAATTTGATTGGGTGTTGCTGTGAGGGTGATGACAGATTGCTTGTGGCTGAATTCATGCCTAATGAAACTCTCTCTAAGCATTTATTCCACT GGGAGACCCAGCCGATGAAATGGGCGATGAGGTTGCGGGTGGCTTTGTATCTTGCGCAAGCTTTGGAGTATTGCAGTAGTAGTGGGCAGGCGTTGTACCATGATCTTAATGCATATAGGGTTCTGTTTGATCAG GATGGAAATCCCAGGCTCTCCTGCTTTGGTCTGATGAAGAATAGCAAAGATGGAAAGAGTTATAGTACCAACCTGGCTTTCACCCCTCCAGAATACTTGAGGACAG GAAGAGTGATCCCAGAAAGTTTGGTTTACAGCTTTGGGACCCTGTTGCTTGATCTGCTCAGTGGCAAACATATCCCCCCAAGCCAT GCACTTGACCTGATACGCGGCAAAAACTTTTTAATGCTGATGGACTCATGCTTGGAAGGTCATTTCTCAAATGATGATGGAACTGAGCTGGTACGGTTAGCATCACGGTGTTTGCAGTATGAACCTCGTGAGAGGCCAAATGCCAAGTCTCTTGTGACTGCCCTTATTCCTCTTCAAAAGGAAACAGAG GTTCCATCATATGTTTTGCTTGGTATTCCGCATGGAGATGTGCCTGCAAATCAGACATCGTTGTCACCTCTTGGTGACGCTTGCTCAAGATTAGATCTTACTGCCATAcatgaaatcttggagaagGTTGCTTACAAGGATGACGAGGGGGTTGCAAATGAT CTTTCTTTCCAAATGTGGACAAATCAAATACAAGAGACATTGAATTCCAAGAAACATGGGGATGCTGCATTTCGAGCGAAAGATTTTGCTACTGCCATAGATTCTTACACAGAA TTCATTGATGGCGGGACCATGATATCTCCAACTGTGTTTGCTAGACGTTGTTTGTGCTATTTGATGAATGATATGGCACAAGAAGCTCTTGGAGATGCTATGCAAGCCCTAGTAATAAACCCTGAATGGCCGACTGCCTTCTACCTTCAAGCGGCTGCCTTAAAGAGCCTAGGGATGGACAACGATGCGCAGGAAACTCTAAAAGATGGCACATccttggaagaaaaaaaagataaaaactgA
- the LOC133732232 gene encoding phosphatidylinositol:ceramide inositolphosphotransferase 3-like — translation MPKMPFYFAREAPKLWRKICNESSTEASLLAGNWKFVLAGLICQYLHGLAVHGVHYLHRPGPILQDAGFFLLPELGQDKTYLSETLFAVVFFSFILWTFHPFVFQSKKIYTVLIWCRVLAYLAVSQFLRIITFYATQLPGPNYHCREGSELARLPPPKSALEVLLINFPRGVMYGCGDLIFSSHMIFTLVFVRTFQKYGTRRCIKQFAWLVSVILSVLIIASRKHYTVDVVVAWYTVNLVVSFVDQKLPELPDRSLGSTSPPLLPTSTKDRDSKNREELEKFRNGNSSDISTRV, via the exons ATGCCCAAAATGCCGTTTTACTTTGCTCGTGAGGCTCCTAAG TTGTGGAGGAAAATATGCAATGAGTCGTCAACTGAAGCTTCGCTTCTTGCTGGGAATTGGAAGTTTGTTCTTGCTGGTCTCATTTGTCAG TATCTTCATGGACTAGCTGTGCACGGAGTTCATTATCTACATCGGCCAGGACCAATACTTCAGGATGCTGGCTTCTTTTTACTCCCG GAACTTGGACAAGACAAAACTTATCTGAGTGAGACTCTGTTTGCTGttgtatttttttcttttatcttg TGGACATTTCACCCGTTTGTTTTTCAGAGCAAAAAAATCTATACAGTTCTGATATGGTGCAGGGTACTTGCTTATTTAGCT GTGTCTCAGTTTCTCCGGATCATCACCTTCTACGCCACTCAGCTTCCTGGTCCAAACTATCATTGCCGCGAG GGCTCAGAACTTGCCAGGCTGCCCCCTCCGAAGAGTGCACTTGAAGTGCTCTTAATCAACT TTCCCCGAGGTGTTATGTATGGCTGTGGTGATTTGATTTTTTCATCGCACATGATTTTCACTTTAGTATTTGTGCGCACATTTCAGAAATACGGAACAAGGAG GTGCATCAAGCAGTTTGCTTGGTTAGTTTCTGTGATTCTAAGTGTCTTGATTATAGCATCTCGTAAACATTACACCGTTGATGTTGTTGTTGCCTG GTACACTGTAAATTTGGTAGTTTCCTTTGTCGACCAAAAATTGCCAG AATTGCCTGATCGGTCCTTGGGTTCTACATCTCCACCGCTACTACCAACGAGTACCAAGGATAGGGATagcaaaaacagagaagagcTTGAAAAATTCAGGAATGGAAATTCTTCTGACATCAGCACACGGGTCTGA
- the LOC133729671 gene encoding uncharacterized protein LOC133729671 yields MDGRFEPTRNFDDQQSLGTSGNTLRQANRSLNPQSKFKSEKPSLSYADLHHEITKNVKDVSPMSDGNRQKQRINRKTTEVDELVKYMSKLPSYLERGKNLQEKALNVGVLDWGRLEKWQYSHKQMPYRSSRYSPSSSNTTSCFSTDESSTHSSRGHSCSPARLRMHRPSLQSHFVTSPLEGPSEVVNSFRESVGKFQDLKADQSNNLNGVIRPDKSFCNNHIDIKVAQCKRKDSDPKTEPEKGHLRNGLQYEMAATNLRVKKNTRDGEFPKKVDKQQPFSENFELDTPEGCSKVVLLLPGDLPERNHSGSGLSDISDSETLLGQRAAETTRRSLPERPKEACLAELNSGLPHSCRFPSEVDRKHFRVKQLGSTGAASGSFQCNTLGSASQLALSSSTRMSPSRDRIVEDKKTTGVSTSSTVNEPHRGSELKRGKVTAEKVRSSSPFRRLSIAVGKMSKTSGSKDSSDVQQPRSTTFQARPGSGNNVASAFLDTSDTDNSNATSRARSSPLRRLLDPLLKPKVANCHHSAEPLEKDSISTNKACKSSKGRVESLSEQPGKVKLGMTGCRETNVSEFSKDRKNRPSTVQALLRVAVKNGLPLFTFAVHNDIDILAATMKKLNTSGKGDCSCIYTFFSVREVKKKNGTWLNHGSKGKAHEYIRNVVAQMKVSDSQFPNLILDQFSVREFVLFSVNLRQADCQTSDFQPNDELAATVVKIPKKRSQTSSTDWRRRDIYSDLPAVGSVECLSKVRRHSYSVEDVQSKPFVGSQGLISTTVILPSGAHSLPSNGGPSSLIERWSTGGSCDCGGWDLGCKLRILDNQNQASENLTSQKVCSIPDRFELCHQGGLQENQPALSLAPFKDGIYSVEFNSSLSVLQAFSICIAVLDSRNLCEFSEFRETKATVQDDGISDLNQMEGEVPARYASYPPLSPAGRV; encoded by the exons ATGGATGGGCGTTTTGAGCCCACAAGGAATTTTGATGACCAACAATCTCTAGGAACAAGTGGAAACACATTGCGCCAAGCAAACCGAAGTTTGAATCCACAATCCAAGTTCAAATCAGAAAAGCCTAGTTTGTCCTATGCTGATCTCCATCATGAAATTACAAAAAATGTTAAAGATGTCTCACCCATGTCCGATGGGAACCGCCAAAAGCAACGTATTAATAGAAAGACAACTGAAGTCGATGAACTTGTCAAGTATATGTCAAAGTTGCCAAGTTATCTTGAGAGAGGAAAAAACCTCCAGGAGAAAGCTTTAAATGTTGGAGTTCTTGACTGGGGGCGCCTTGAAAAATGGCAGTATAGCCATAAACAGATGCCATACAGAAGTAGCCGGTATTCACCATCCAGTAGTAATACAACCTCATGCTTTTCCACAGATGAATCATCAACCCATTCTAGCAGAGGTCACAGCTGTTCTCCTGCTCGTCTTAGGATGCACCGTCCTTCCCTCCAATCTCATTTCGTGACTTCTCCACTGGAAGGGCCTTCTGAAGTTGTCAACTCCTTTAGAGAAAGTGTTGGAAAGTTTCAGGATCTTAAAGCTGACCAGAGTAACAACCTGAATGGAGTCATTAGACCAGATAAGTCTTTCTGCAACAATCATATAGACATCAAGGTGGCACAGTGCAAGAGAAAAGATTCAGACCCAAAGACTGAGCCAGAAAAAGGACATTTGCGGAATGGCTTGCAGTATGAGATGGCAGCAACAAATTTAAGGGTAAAGAAAAACACTCGAGATGGTGAGTTTCCAAAGAAAGTAGATAAGCAGCAgccattttcagaaaattttgaaCTAGATACCCCTGAAGGTTGCAGTAAAGTTGTTCTGCTTTTGCCTGGAGATCTTCCTGAAAGAAATCATTCTGGGTCGGGGCTTTCCGACATTTCTGATTCGGAAACACTGCTTGGTCAAAGAGCTGCAGAAACAACTCGACGAAGCTTGCCAGAGAGACCCAAGGAGGCCTGTCTTGCAGAGCTCAATTCTGGTCTCCCCCACTCCTGCCGTTTTCCTTCTGAAGTTGATCGTAAACACTTCAGGGTAAAACAACTCGGCTCCACAGGTGCAGCAAGTGGCAGCTTTCAGTGTAATACACTTGGCTCAGCATCACAGTTGGCTCTAAGTTCCTCAACAAGAATGAGCCCATCCAGAGACAGAAttgttgaagacaaaaaaacaACAGGAGTATCAACATCTTCAACTGTAAATGAGCCTCATAGAGGATCAGAATTAAAGCGAGGCAAAGTAACTGCTGAAAAAGTGAGAAGCTCATCACCTTTCCGCCGATTAAGCATTGCTGTGGGTAAGATGAGTAAAACTTCCGGTTCTAAAGATTCTTCAGATGTACAACAGCCTAGGTCAACAACTTTCCAGGCTAGACCTGGTTCGGGGAACAACGTGGCTTCCGCTTTCTTGGATACTTCAGACACTGATAATTCTAATGCCACTAGCAGAGCGAGGTCCAGCCCGCTGAGGAGGTTACTGGATCCACTGCTGAAGCCAAAGGTAGCCAACTGCCATCATTCAGCGGAGCCATTGGAGAAAGATTCCATATCAACAAATAAGGCTTGTAAATCATCTAAGGGGCGAGTGGAATCTTTGTCTGAGCAGCCAGGGAAAGTAAAGCTAGGCATGACTGGTTGTAGGGAAACTAACGTCAGTGAGTTCTCTAAGGATAGGAAGAATAGGCCATCAACAGTTCAAGCTCTTCTACGAGTTGCGGTTAAAAATGGCCTGCCCCTGTTCACATTTGCAGTCCACAATGACATTGACATTCTTGCTGCCACAATGAAGAAGTTGAATACCTCAGGAAAGGGTGACTGCAGTTGTATCTACACATTCTTCAGCGTGCGGGAAGTCAAGAAAAAGAATGGAACTTGGCTGAATCATGGAAGCAAAGGCAAAGCTCATGAATACATTCGTAATGTTGTTGCTCAAATGAAGGTTTCTGATTCACAGTTTCCCAATTTGATACTGGATCAGTTTAGCGTGAGagagtttgttttattttcagtAAACCTTAGACAGGCAGATTGTCAAACCTCAGACTTCCAGCCAAATGATGAACTTGCAGCCACTGTTGTCAAAATCCCGAAAAAGAGGAGTCAGACATCATCTACAGATTGGCGTCGTAGGGATATCTATAGTGACTTGCCTGCGGTTGGTTCAGTAGAGTGTTTGTCAAAGGTGAGACGCCACTCCTATTCTGTGGAAGATGTACAGAGCAAGCCTTTTGTTGGTAGTCAAGGCCTCATTAGCACAACGGTCATACTTCCAAGTGGTGCTCATAGTCTTCCGAGTAATGGAGGACCATCATCTCTGATTGAACGTTGGAGTACAGGTGGCTCATGTGACTGTGGGGGTTGGGATTTGGGTTGCAAACTACGGATATTGGACAACCAGAATCAAGCCAGTGAGAATTTGACTTCACAGAAGGTTTGTTCAATCCCAGATCGGTTCGAGCTTTGCCATCAG GGAGGACTACAAGAAAACCAACCTGCTTTAAGTTTGGCCCCATTCAAGGATGGGATCTATTCAGTTGAGTTTAATTCTTCACTCTCAGTTTTACAAGCATTCTCCATTTGTATAGCAGTGTTAGATAGTAGGAATCTATGCGAGTTCTCAGAGTTCCGGGAAACCAAAGCAACAGTGCAAGATGATGGAATAAGTGATCTGAATCAAATGGAAGGGGAAGTTCCTGCAAGATATGCCTCGTATCCTCCTCTTTCACCAGCCGGGCGCGTCTAG